In the Drosophila takahashii strain IR98-3 E-12201 chromosome 3R, DtakHiC1v2, whole genome shotgun sequence genome, one interval contains:
- the Os-C gene encoding antennal-specific protein OS-C isoform X1 — protein MGFHMVRQLLLSGFLLVLLQVVTQTQARPQDVITVAGEETEVVIKQEGEGDDDDSSSEETVEDSEENRRRRREVNTDNTPLARAVIPGLPDPATIIKIAELFQSVGEQIVPILVEAVLPSVDEAGDRFARSLQFLKNFSPGLESFATEKNE, from the exons ATGGGCTTCCACATGGTACGACAGCTGCTGCTCTCCGGAttcctgctggtgctgctccAAGTGGTGACCCAAACGCAGGCCAGGCCACAG GATGTGATCACAGTGGCCGGCGAGGAAACAGAGGTGGTGATCAAGCAGGAAGGCGAGGGCGATGACGATGACTCATCCTCCGAGGAGACAGTCGAGGATTCGGAAGAGAACAGGCGCAGGCGGCGGGAGGTGAACACGGACAACACGCCATTGGCTCGAGCCGTCATTCCAGGTTTGCCAGATCCGGCCACCATAATCAAGATCGCTGAGCTTTTTCAATCCGTAGGCGAGCAAATAGTCCCGATCCTGGTGGAGGCTGTTCTCCCCAGCGTGGATGAAGCCGGCGATCGATTCGCCAGATCCCTGCAGTTCCTTAAAAACTTCAGTCCCGGATTGGAATCGTTTGCCACCGAAAAGAACGAATAG
- the Os-C gene encoding antennal-specific protein OS-C isoform X3, translating into MGFHMVRQLLLSGFLLVLLQVVTQTQARPQDVITVAGEETEVVIKQEGEGDDDDSSSEETVEDSEENRRRRREVNTDNTPLARAVIPVPILVEAVLPSVDEAGDRFARSLQFLKNFSPGLESFATEKNE; encoded by the exons ATGGGCTTCCACATGGTACGACAGCTGCTGCTCTCCGGAttcctgctggtgctgctccAAGTGGTGACCCAAACGCAGGCCAGGCCACAG GATGTGATCACAGTGGCCGGCGAGGAAACAGAGGTGGTGATCAAGCAGGAAGGCGAGGGCGATGACGATGACTCATCCTCCGAGGAGACAGTCGAGGATTCGGAAGAGAACAGGCGCAGGCGGCGGGAGGTGAACACGGACAACACGCCATTGGCTCGAGCCGTCATTCCAG TCCCGATCCTGGTGGAGGCTGTTCTCCCCAGCGTGGATGAAGCCGGCGATCGATTCGCCAGATCCCTGCAGTTCCTTAAAAACTTCAGTCCCGGATTGGAATCGTTTGCCACCGAAAAGAACGAATAG
- the Os-C gene encoding antennal-specific protein OS-C isoform X2, giving the protein MGFHMVRQLLLSGFLLVLLQVVTQTQARPQDVITVAGEETEVVIKQEGEGDDDDSSSEETVEDSEENRRRRREVNTDNTPLARAVIPGEQIVPILVEAVLPSVDEAGDRFARSLQFLKNFSPGLESFATEKNE; this is encoded by the exons ATGGGCTTCCACATGGTACGACAGCTGCTGCTCTCCGGAttcctgctggtgctgctccAAGTGGTGACCCAAACGCAGGCCAGGCCACAG GATGTGATCACAGTGGCCGGCGAGGAAACAGAGGTGGTGATCAAGCAGGAAGGCGAGGGCGATGACGATGACTCATCCTCCGAGGAGACAGTCGAGGATTCGGAAGAGAACAGGCGCAGGCGGCGGGAGGTGAACACGGACAACACGCCATTGGCTCGAGCCGTCATTCCAG GCGAGCAAATAGTCCCGATCCTGGTGGAGGCTGTTCTCCCCAGCGTGGATGAAGCCGGCGATCGATTCGCCAGATCCCTGCAGTTCCTTAAAAACTTCAGTCCCGGATTGGAATCGTTTGCCACCGAAAAGAACGAATAG